The Flavobacterium praedii genome window below encodes:
- a CDS encoding acyl-CoA carboxylase subunit beta has translation MQDKIEILNEKIAQALLGGGKERIAKQHEKKKLTARERIDYLMDEGSFEEIGMLVTHRTTDFGMEKELYYGDGVVTGYGTINGRLVYIFAQDFTVFGGALSETHAEKICKVMDMAVKMGAPMIGLNDSGGARIQEGVRSLGGYADIFYRNVQASGVIPQISAIMGPCAGGAVYSPAMTDFTMMVEGTSYMFVTGPNVVKTVTNESVTSEELGGALAHSTKSGVAHITSGNDVECLEDLKRLLGYLPQSNKETPKSLPYELGDEIRMQLANVIPDSTNKPYDMHDVIKGIIDEDSFYEIHKNYAENIIVGFARLAGRSVGIIANQPNFLAGVLGVKSSKKAARFTRFCDCFNIPLLVLVDVPGFLPGTDQEWEGIIVHGAKLLYALSEATVPRVTVITRKAYGGAYDVMNSKHIGADLNFAWPTAEIAVMGAKGASEIIFKNEINQAEDHEAKLLEKEAEYANLFANPYTAAQRGFVDEVILPQDTRRKLIKAFSMLENKVIVAPKRKHGNIPL, from the coding sequence ATGCAAGACAAAATAGAAATCTTAAACGAAAAAATAGCACAAGCCCTTTTGGGTGGAGGAAAAGAACGTATTGCTAAGCAACACGAAAAGAAAAAATTAACCGCAAGAGAACGTATTGATTATTTGATGGATGAAGGTTCTTTTGAGGAAATCGGAATGTTGGTAACACACCGTACTACCGATTTTGGAATGGAAAAAGAATTGTATTATGGCGATGGAGTAGTTACGGGTTATGGTACCATCAACGGCAGATTGGTTTATATTTTCGCTCAAGACTTTACTGTTTTTGGAGGTGCTTTGTCCGAAACACACGCCGAAAAAATATGCAAAGTAATGGACATGGCTGTCAAAATGGGAGCTCCGATGATTGGTCTTAACGACTCAGGTGGCGCTCGTATTCAAGAAGGTGTTCGTTCCCTTGGCGGATATGCTGATATTTTTTATCGTAATGTTCAGGCTAGTGGAGTAATTCCGCAAATCTCAGCAATTATGGGGCCATGCGCGGGTGGAGCGGTATATTCTCCTGCGATGACCGATTTTACTATGATGGTCGAAGGCACCAGTTATATGTTCGTTACCGGTCCTAATGTGGTAAAAACAGTAACCAACGAAAGTGTAACTTCTGAGGAATTGGGTGGTGCATTGGCGCATTCAACCAAGTCAGGTGTGGCACATATCACTTCGGGAAATGATGTTGAATGTTTGGAAGATTTAAAACGATTGTTGGGTTATTTACCGCAAAGCAATAAGGAAACACCAAAAAGTTTGCCGTATGAATTGGGAGATGAAATCCGAATGCAATTGGCAAATGTTATTCCCGATAGTACCAATAAGCCTTATGACATGCACGATGTTATTAAAGGAATAATTGACGAAGATTCTTTTTATGAGATTCATAAAAATTATGCCGAAAATATCATCGTGGGATTTGCGCGTTTAGCAGGAAGAAGTGTTGGAATTATTGCCAATCAGCCCAACTTTTTAGCGGGAGTATTGGGTGTAAAAAGCTCCAAAAAAGCAGCGCGTTTTACTCGTTTTTGCGATTGTTTTAATATACCATTATTAGTATTGGTCGATGTACCCGGTTTTTTACCCGGAACAGACCAAGAGTGGGAGGGAATTATTGTGCATGGTGCCAAATTACTCTACGCATTGAGTGAAGCAACCGTGCCAAGAGTTACCGTGATTACGCGCAAAGCTTATGGTGGGGCCTATGATGTAATGAACTCCAAACACATTGGTGCCGATTTGAATTTTGCTTGGCCAACTGCCGAAATAGCCGTAATGGGAGCAAAAGGAGCTTCGGAAATTATTTTTAAAAACGAAATTAATCAAGCCGAAGATCACGAAGCCAAACTTTTAGAAAAAGAAGCCGAATATGCCAATTTGTTTGCCAATCCATACACAGCAGCGCAACGTGGTTTCGTAGATGAGGTAATTCTACCGCAAGACACTAGACGTAAACTGATCAAAGCGTTTAGCATGCTGGAGAATAAAGTAATTGTTGCTCCCAAAAGAAAACACGGAAATATTCCTTTGTAG
- a CDS encoding SGNH/GDSL hydrolase family protein, translated as MNYPKKYLLFLLIAISFVSVAQKKVETQSLFEYHGRIEKMQDDKVMLIGSASSVSFDFNGNSCSISLQSVDSFEHQNYVSLELDGKYIGRIRIEKGAVQSFPITVPKSKKAHHLSIYKATEAANGGVLFAGTTVKLIAGAAPKKKKKIELIGDSITCGFGNDASAIPCGAGDWFDQHNAYYAYGPVLARDLDADFVLSSVSGYGMYRNWNDEHLDEPIIPDVYENLYLNKDNSKPYNFAFQPDLVSICLGTNDLSDGDGKKGRLPFNEEKYVSNYIDFIKTVYKHAPNTRIVLLNSPMVSGERNVTLVKCLKKVIQAFENDTIHKSIALFEFQPMSPKGCGYHPDIADDKVMADQLNPFFKKLLDAK; from the coding sequence ATGAATTACCCCAAAAAATACCTTTTATTTTTATTGATTGCCATTTCATTCGTTTCTGTTGCCCAAAAAAAGGTCGAGACCCAATCGCTATTTGAGTATCACGGACGAATTGAAAAAATGCAAGATGATAAAGTGATGCTGATCGGCTCTGCTTCTTCAGTTTCGTTTGATTTTAATGGAAATTCCTGTTCTATTTCCTTACAAAGTGTCGATTCCTTTGAACATCAAAACTATGTTTCTCTTGAACTCGATGGGAAATACATCGGAAGAATCCGAATAGAAAAAGGAGCTGTACAATCTTTTCCAATTACGGTTCCAAAAAGCAAAAAAGCACATCATCTTTCAATTTATAAAGCGACAGAAGCAGCCAATGGAGGTGTTTTATTCGCAGGCACAACAGTCAAGTTAATAGCAGGAGCAGCTCCTAAAAAGAAGAAAAAAATTGAACTCATCGGAGATTCTATAACCTGTGGTTTTGGGAATGATGCTTCGGCAATTCCGTGTGGGGCGGGAGATTGGTTTGACCAACACAATGCGTATTATGCTTATGGGCCAGTACTTGCAAGAGATTTAGATGCTGATTTTGTACTGAGTTCCGTTTCGGGATACGGGATGTACCGCAACTGGAACGATGAGCATCTGGACGAGCCTATTATTCCCGATGTATATGAAAATTTATACCTGAATAAAGACAACTCAAAACCGTACAATTTTGCTTTTCAACCTGACTTGGTAAGTATTTGTTTGGGAACCAACGACCTTTCGGATGGTGATGGCAAAAAAGGGAGATTGCCGTTTAATGAAGAAAAATACGTTTCGAATTATATTGATTTCATCAAAACAGTTTACAAACACGCACCCAATACCAGAATTGTTTTGTTGAACAGTCCGATGGTTTCGGGAGAGCGAAATGTAACTTTGGTGAAATGCTTGAAAAAAGTGATTCAAGCTTTTGAAAACGACACCATTCATAAATCCATTGCCTTGTTCGAATTCCAACCAATGAGTCCAAAAGGCTGTGGCTATCATCCCGATATTGCTGATGATAAAGTGATGGCCGACCAATTAAATCCTTTCTTTAAAAAATTACTCGATGCAAAATAA
- a CDS encoding sialate O-acetylesterase — MQNNIFRFVFLLILSNTAFANVTLPNIFSDNMVLQRNAEVTIWGWANPQEEVVITPSWNSETYKIKASNQAKWEIVIPTPKEGGPYTIAIKGYNEIVLKNILIGEVWICSGQSNMEMNASWGIENGDEEVKNAMNPNIRLFLVPKLTATTPQNNISGTWTACTPETMKYFSAVGYFFGKRLQEELKNVPIGLISSNWGGTPAEIWMPEEVIQNDPVLLETAKTRKEESYGPNQPGRAFNAMIYPLTQFKIAGALWYQGESNVGSAVYDKTLTALITSWRKLWKYDFPFYYVQIAPYKYGEDHFGGSIIRDAQRKVLQEVNTGMVLTSDISTPEDIHPKDKKSVGTRLANLALVNTYKANSALVNGPIFKGIAINKNKVTVTFDYSEGLYFKDTKDDLFEVAGADNVFYKATAVIKNNAVVVQSDKVKTPVKVRYAWKNTDQATLFNKANLPTSSFISE; from the coding sequence ATGCAAAATAACATCTTTAGATTCGTTTTCTTACTGATACTTTCAAATACCGCTTTCGCAAATGTTACGCTTCCGAATATCTTTTCGGATAATATGGTTTTGCAACGAAATGCTGAAGTTACCATTTGGGGCTGGGCAAATCCGCAGGAAGAAGTGGTGATTACACCAAGTTGGAATAGTGAAACCTACAAAATCAAAGCCAGCAATCAAGCCAAATGGGAGATTGTCATTCCAACTCCAAAAGAAGGTGGGCCTTATACCATTGCTATAAAAGGCTACAATGAAATTGTGTTGAAAAACATTTTGATTGGTGAAGTTTGGATCTGTTCCGGACAATCCAATATGGAAATGAACGCCAGTTGGGGAATTGAGAATGGCGATGAAGAAGTAAAAAATGCAATGAACCCAAACATTCGATTATTTTTGGTGCCAAAATTAACGGCAACGACGCCCCAAAATAATATTTCTGGGACTTGGACAGCATGCACACCCGAAACAATGAAATATTTTAGTGCAGTGGGTTATTTTTTTGGAAAGCGTTTGCAAGAAGAGTTGAAAAACGTACCTATCGGTTTGATTTCGTCAAATTGGGGCGGAACACCTGCCGAGATTTGGATGCCAGAAGAAGTGATTCAAAACGACCCCGTTTTATTGGAAACAGCCAAAACCCGAAAAGAAGAAAGCTATGGTCCGAATCAGCCGGGACGTGCTTTTAACGCTATGATTTATCCGCTGACTCAATTTAAAATAGCTGGGGCGTTGTGGTACCAAGGCGAAAGTAACGTGGGGTCAGCGGTTTATGACAAAACGCTGACGGCTTTAATTACTTCGTGGAGAAAATTATGGAAATATGATTTTCCGTTTTATTATGTTCAGATTGCGCCTTATAAATATGGTGAAGATCATTTTGGAGGTTCAATCATTCGCGATGCTCAGCGAAAAGTGCTACAGGAAGTGAATACCGGAATGGTATTGACAAGCGATATTTCTACCCCTGAAGATATTCATCCAAAGGATAAAAAATCAGTTGGAACTCGTTTGGCGAATTTGGCTTTGGTGAATACGTATAAAGCCAATAGCGCATTGGTGAATGGCCCGATTTTTAAAGGAATTGCTATTAATAAAAATAAAGTGACGGTCACTTTTGATTATTCAGAAGGTTTGTATTTTAAAGACACCAAAGACGATTTGTTTGAAGTTGCAGGTGCAGATAATGTGTTTTATAAAGCGACCGCTGTCATCAAAAATAATGCAGTAGTAGTACAATCAGATAAAGTAAAAACACCTGTTAAAGTGCGTTACGCATGGAAGAATACGGATCAAGCGACTCTTTTTAATAAAGCGAATTTACCGACTTCCTCTTTTATAAGTGAATAG
- the bglX gene encoding beta-glucosidase BglX: MKNNTLIIAGIFTLITTGTMIAQKIPHLDKTKPIEERIDLLMKQMTLEEKVGQMNQYNGFWEVTGPAPKGGNAELKYKHLRDGWVGSMLSVRGVKEVKAVQKIAVEETRLRIPLIIGFDVIHGYKTLSPIPLAEAASWDMEAIKKSAQVAADEASASGINWTFGPNVDISNDARWGRVMEGAGEDPYLGSKIAIARITGFQGDTKSDLLKVNTIAACAKHFAAYGFAESGRDYNTVDISNSKLYNTVLPPFKAATDAGVRTMMNSFNILNGVPATGNSFLQRDILKGKWKFDGFVVSDWASVREMIAHGFAKDGADATAKAVIAGSDMDMESHLYVEELVKLVKDGKVKEALVDDAVRRILRVKFELGLFDDPYKYCDEKREKATIGNKANNDAVLDMAKKSIVLLKNEKGLLPLKKSGQKIALIGALANDKNSPLGSWRIASDDNTAVSVLEGMQQYKDNQLTFEKGADLIVGKAAFVDELVFNTTDKTGFDAAKKVAANADVVVMVLGEHGFQSGEGRSRTNLDLPGVQQELLEEIYKVNPNIVLVLNNGRPLALPWAAEHIPAIVEAWHLGTQTGNAVAQVLYGDYNPSGKLPMSFPRNVGQVPIYYNNYNTGRPVNSDKNVFWSHYTDVEKTPLYPFGFGLSYTTFDYKNLKINKTAFAKGEPVMVSVDITNSGNYDGKEVAQLYIQDVAASLARPVKELKGFELIALKKGETKTVTFTLTDKELGFFDNDGNYLVEAGTFKIMVGGSSDKGLDSSFELQ, translated from the coding sequence ATGAAGAACAATACATTAATTATTGCAGGGATTTTTACCCTGATTACCACAGGAACTATGATTGCACAGAAAATACCACATTTAGATAAGACAAAACCCATTGAAGAACGTATCGATTTGTTGATGAAACAAATGACGCTGGAGGAAAAAGTGGGACAAATGAACCAATACAACGGTTTTTGGGAAGTAACCGGTCCAGCGCCAAAAGGCGGAAATGCCGAGTTGAAATACAAACATTTGCGTGATGGTTGGGTAGGTTCTATGCTTTCGGTTCGTGGAGTGAAAGAGGTAAAAGCCGTTCAGAAAATTGCAGTTGAGGAAACTCGATTGAGGATTCCGTTAATCATTGGTTTTGACGTGATTCACGGGTACAAAACCTTGAGTCCGATTCCGTTGGCCGAAGCAGCGAGCTGGGATATGGAAGCGATTAAAAAATCGGCTCAAGTGGCGGCAGACGAAGCTTCGGCATCTGGAATCAACTGGACTTTTGGGCCAAATGTAGATATCTCGAATGATGCCCGTTGGGGTCGCGTGATGGAAGGTGCGGGGGAAGATCCGTATTTGGGGAGCAAAATTGCCATTGCACGAATCACTGGTTTTCAAGGAGATACCAAATCAGATTTGCTTAAGGTGAATACGATTGCGGCTTGTGCCAAACATTTTGCGGCTTATGGTTTTGCCGAATCGGGAAGGGACTATAATACAGTGGATATAAGCAATTCTAAATTGTACAATACGGTTTTGCCACCATTTAAAGCGGCGACAGATGCGGGTGTTCGTACGATGATGAATTCGTTTAATATTTTGAATGGAGTTCCTGCAACCGGAAACAGTTTTTTGCAAAGAGATATTCTAAAAGGCAAATGGAAATTTGACGGTTTTGTGGTTTCGGATTGGGCTTCGGTTCGGGAAATGATTGCTCACGGATTTGCCAAAGATGGTGCAGATGCAACAGCCAAAGCGGTGATTGCTGGTTCGGATATGGATATGGAATCGCATTTGTATGTTGAGGAATTAGTGAAATTGGTAAAAGATGGTAAAGTAAAAGAAGCTTTGGTTGACGATGCCGTTCGTAGAATTTTGCGTGTGAAATTTGAATTGGGATTGTTTGATGATCCGTACAAATATTGTGACGAGAAAAGAGAAAAAGCAACGATAGGAAACAAAGCCAATAATGATGCGGTTTTGGATATGGCCAAAAAATCGATTGTGTTGTTGAAGAACGAAAAAGGATTACTTCCGTTAAAAAAATCAGGGCAGAAAATTGCTTTGATTGGTGCTTTGGCTAATGACAAAAACAGCCCATTGGGAAGTTGGAGAATCGCATCTGATGACAATACTGCCGTTTCGGTTCTGGAAGGGATGCAACAGTATAAAGACAATCAATTGACGTTTGAAAAAGGAGCCGATTTGATTGTTGGGAAAGCGGCTTTTGTAGATGAGTTGGTTTTCAACACCACGGACAAAACCGGATTTGATGCCGCCAAAAAAGTAGCTGCAAACGCTGATGTTGTGGTGATGGTTTTGGGTGAACACGGTTTTCAATCAGGAGAAGGGCGTAGCAGAACAAATCTGGATTTGCCTGGAGTTCAACAAGAATTATTGGAGGAAATCTACAAAGTAAACCCCAATATTGTCTTGGTTTTAAACAACGGAAGACCTCTAGCTTTACCTTGGGCAGCAGAACATATTCCTGCGATTGTCGAGGCTTGGCATCTGGGTACGCAAACCGGAAATGCGGTGGCTCAGGTGTTGTACGGCGATTACAACCCAAGTGGAAAATTGCCAATGTCTTTCCCAAGAAATGTGGGTCAAGTACCGATTTATTATAACAATTACAACACTGGAAGACCTGTAAACAGCGATAAAAATGTTTTTTGGTCCCATTATACCGATGTAGAGAAAACACCTTTGTATCCTTTCGGATTTGGGTTGAGTTATACTACTTTCGATTATAAAAATTTAAAAATCAACAAAACTGCTTTCGCAAAAGGGGAGCCGGTTATGGTTTCGGTAGATATTACCAACTCAGGTAATTATGATGGTAAAGAGGTTGCACAATTGTATATTCAAGACGTTGCTGCAAGTTTGGCCAGACCTGTAAAAGAACTAAAAGGCTTCGAGTTGATTGCTTTGAAAAAAGGAGAAACCAAAACCGTAACCTTTACTTTGACGGATAAAGAACTTGGATTCTTTGATAATGATGGTAATTATTTGGTAGAAGCAGGAACTTTCAAAATAATGGTGGGAGGAAGTTCGGATAAAGGTTTGGACAGTAGTTTTGAGTTGCAATAA
- a CDS encoding DUF5615 family PIN-like protein → MKLLLDANISWRIIKIIENTFPNCLHSKDIDSAQPAKDNEIWKFAKNNNFTILTHDEDFEKLLLLNGVPPKVIILKTFNQNTKQLAQTLIDKKAIIESFILNNELMILEIY, encoded by the coding sequence ATGAAACTGCTTCTTGATGCCAATATTTCTTGGAGAATTATCAAAATCATTGAAAATACATTTCCTAATTGTTTACATTCCAAAGATATCGATAGTGCACAACCTGCAAAGGATAACGAGATTTGGAAATTTGCCAAAAACAACAATTTCACCATCCTCACACACGATGAAGATTTTGAAAAACTATTACTTTTGAATGGTGTTCCTCCAAAAGTAATAATTTTAAAAACTTTCAATCAAAACACGAAACAGCTTGCCCAAACATTAATAGACAAAAAGGCAATTATTGAATCTTTTATTCTGAATAATGAACTAATGATTTTGGAAATTTATTAA
- a CDS encoding DUF433 domain-containing protein yields the protein MNNNWQKSISIDSNIRFGKPTITGTRICVSDILSWLSQGMSMEEILLDFPELKKEDILAALAFAANRENITKIIAA from the coding sequence ATGAATAATAATTGGCAAAAATCAATTTCAATAGACTCCAATATTCGATTTGGCAAACCCACAATAACTGGGACTAGAATTTGTGTGTCTGACATTTTATCTTGGCTTTCTCAAGGTATGTCTATGGAAGAAATTCTTTTGGACTTTCCAGAACTAAAAAAAGAAGACATTCTTGCTGCTTTAGCTTTTGCGGCTAATAGAGAAAATATCACCAAAATAATTGCAGCTTAA
- a CDS encoding aldo/keto reductase — protein sequence MKYNRCGKSGLLLPQISLGLWHNFGSVDSFENAESIAKAAFDKGITHFDLANNYGPVPGSAETNFGAILKNNFQGNLRDQIVISTKAGYTMWDGPYGDWGSRKYLLSSLDQSLKRMKVDYVDIFYSHRFDPETPLEETMMALDYAVRSGKALYAGISNYNPEQTKEATEILKRLGTPCLIHQVKYSMFVRTPEEGLLDVLEEKGVGCIAFSPLAQGLLTDKYLKGIPENSRAHNPNGHLQEAEVSEDRIQKIIQLNDIATERNQSLAQMALAWLLKDNRITSVLIGASSVGQLNNNIDSLQNLDFSKEELVAIETILG from the coding sequence ATGAAATACAACAGATGTGGAAAAAGCGGTTTGTTATTGCCGCAAATTTCTTTGGGATTATGGCATAATTTTGGTTCGGTCGATTCTTTTGAAAATGCCGAAAGTATTGCCAAAGCTGCTTTTGATAAAGGAATCACCCATTTTGATTTGGCTAATAATTACGGACCAGTTCCAGGTTCTGCAGAGACTAATTTTGGTGCTATTCTAAAAAATAATTTTCAGGGAAACCTTCGTGATCAAATTGTAATTTCGACCAAAGCAGGTTATACGATGTGGGATGGCCCTTATGGGGATTGGGGTTCCCGAAAGTATTTATTGTCGAGTTTGGATCAAAGTTTGAAACGAATGAAAGTTGATTATGTAGATATTTTCTATTCGCATCGTTTTGATCCCGAAACTCCTTTGGAAGAAACCATGATGGCATTGGATTATGCTGTTCGAAGCGGAAAAGCTTTGTATGCGGGCATCTCTAATTATAACCCAGAACAAACCAAAGAAGCTACCGAAATCTTGAAACGATTGGGAACACCTTGTTTGATTCATCAGGTAAAATATTCCATGTTTGTGCGAACTCCCGAAGAAGGATTGCTCGATGTACTCGAAGAAAAAGGGGTGGGTTGTATTGCTTTTTCACCTTTGGCACAAGGGCTATTGACAGATAAATATTTGAAAGGTATTCCAGAAAATTCCCGTGCTCACAATCCAAACGGACATTTGCAAGAAGCCGAAGTCTCGGAGGATAGAATCCAGAAAATTATTCAATTGAATGACATTGCTACAGAACGAAATCAGTCTTTGGCGCAAATGGCTTTGGCTTGGTTGCTCAAAGACAACAGAATTACTTCAGTATTGATTGGTGCCAGTTCGGTAGGGCAATTGAATAATAATATTGACAGTTTACAGAATCTGGATTTCTCTAAAGAAGAATTGGTTGCAATAGAAACTATTTTAGGTTAA
- a CDS encoding glycoside hydrolase 5 family protein has translation MKKSVLKIVLALFCLASITCEAQKQQARITVKGTQFYKGNKPYSYIGTNYWYGSLLASKKVGDRKRLIRELDLMQKNGIDNLRILVGGDGGKYDFTVRPALQYEQGKYDQDLLDGLDFLIAEMGKRKMYAVLYLTNNWEWSGGMSQYLEWNGKGAIPIPAIPPNTWPQFMSYTEKFHSCEPCMEALNNHVKFILGRTNKYTKRKYTEDNTIMAWQVGNEPRTFTPENEAKFTVWLNNIVNLMDSLDKNHLISTGSEGRNSSNDSMETFERTHTNPNINYLTMHIWPKNWGWYKAEDAEKTLPTTLENAGKYIDLHVEVANRLKRPIIIEEFGLPRENEGLTTTAPVTNRDVFYNYIFQRVAESHKKNGALQAANFWGFGGEGKAVTKDGKWNPGDPLTTDPPQEPQGLNSVFSADKSTLEIVKKFNLILK, from the coding sequence ATGAAAAAATCAGTATTAAAAATAGTTTTGGCTCTTTTTTGTTTGGCAAGCATTACTTGTGAAGCCCAAAAACAACAAGCCAGAATCACTGTGAAAGGTACCCAATTTTACAAAGGGAACAAACCGTATTCTTATATTGGAACCAATTATTGGTATGGAAGTTTGTTGGCTTCGAAGAAAGTGGGTGACCGAAAAAGATTGATTCGGGAACTGGATTTAATGCAGAAAAATGGTATCGATAACTTGCGAATTTTAGTTGGAGGGGATGGCGGAAAATACGATTTTACCGTTCGTCCCGCTTTGCAGTATGAACAAGGAAAATACGATCAGGACCTGCTCGATGGTTTAGATTTCCTGATTGCCGAAATGGGCAAACGCAAGATGTACGCAGTGTTGTACTTGACCAACAACTGGGAATGGTCGGGTGGCATGTCACAATATTTGGAATGGAATGGAAAAGGTGCAATTCCGATTCCTGCAATTCCGCCCAACACTTGGCCACAGTTTATGAGTTATACCGAGAAATTCCACAGTTGTGAGCCTTGCATGGAAGCGTTGAACAATCATGTGAAATTTATTTTGGGACGAACAAATAAGTATACCAAAAGAAAATATACCGAGGATAACACCATTATGGCTTGGCAAGTTGGGAATGAACCACGAACGTTTACTCCCGAAAACGAGGCTAAATTTACCGTTTGGCTCAACAATATTGTCAACTTAATGGATAGTTTAGACAAAAATCATTTGATTTCAACCGGTTCTGAGGGAAGGAACAGTTCGAACGACAGTATGGAAACGTTTGAAAGAACACATACAAATCCGAATATTAATTATTTAACCATGCACATTTGGCCAAAAAATTGGGGATGGTACAAAGCCGAAGATGCCGAAAAAACGTTGCCAACAACGCTAGAAAATGCTGGGAAATATATTGACTTACACGTTGAAGTCGCCAATCGTTTGAAAAGACCAATTATCATTGAAGAATTTGGTTTGCCAAGAGAAAATGAAGGTCTAACAACAACAGCACCTGTAACCAACAGAGATGTTTTTTATAATTATATTTTTCAAAGAGTTGCGGAAAGTCATAAAAAAAATGGTGCCTTACAAGCGGCCAATTTTTGGGGTTTTGGTGGTGAAGGAAAAGCCGTCACCAAAGACGGAAAATGGAATCCAGGCGATCCTTTGACTACAGACCCACCACAGGAACCACAGGGTTTGAACTCCGTTTTTTCTGCGGATAAATCGACTTTGGAGATTGTAAAAAAGTTTAATTTAATATTGAAATAA
- a CDS encoding glycoside hydrolase family 26 protein, translated as MKNLFLKTIVTCFVLVLSSCSKDDSTPDPVVVIPPVVVTDVLTTQNVKTYMVDKNATTETVALFYNLKKLAKTKFAIGQQDAFNGFYNNGSSAQSDIKKTTGNEPALLGSDFMFITDKNNNGQADNWFHQQEVIITDDAKEAYAKGMINTFSWHIREPNKEDSFYAADMTTEQKGTAFKSILPGGVNNAWYKTKLDKVASVILSLKGSKGELIPIIFRPFHEFDGSWFWWGADFCTPEEYKAAYQFTVDYLRDTKGVHNILYAFSPDNSYSTSANYLSRYPGDTYVDVLGMDNYGDLNNLGQTGADKANTKLKMLSDLAISKVKIAAMTETGYRVTSTISPVTNWFSTYLYSALTANSIQISYVMFWNNSQDGYYVPTPTASNAADFKTFATKSKSALVNTLPSMYVLPN; from the coding sequence ATGAAAAACCTATTTCTAAAAACCATTGTTACCTGTTTTGTACTTGTGTTAAGCAGTTGTTCAAAAGACGATTCAACTCCTGATCCAGTTGTGGTCATTCCGCCAGTAGTAGTTACTGATGTGTTAACGACACAAAATGTAAAAACTTATATGGTCGACAAAAATGCTACTACAGAAACCGTGGCTTTATTTTACAATTTGAAAAAATTGGCTAAAACTAAATTTGCAATTGGTCAGCAAGATGCTTTTAATGGATTTTATAATAATGGGTCTTCAGCACAATCGGATATCAAGAAAACGACAGGGAATGAACCTGCGCTTTTGGGTTCCGATTTTATGTTTATTACCGACAAAAACAATAATGGCCAAGCCGACAATTGGTTTCACCAACAAGAAGTCATTATTACTGATGATGCTAAAGAAGCCTATGCCAAAGGTATGATTAACACTTTTTCATGGCACATCAGAGAACCGAATAAAGAAGATAGTTTTTATGCCGCTGATATGACCACGGAACAAAAAGGAACTGCCTTCAAAAGCATTTTGCCTGGCGGCGTGAATAATGCATGGTACAAAACAAAACTGGATAAAGTAGCCAGCGTCATTTTGAGTTTAAAAGGATCTAAGGGAGAATTAATTCCCATTATCTTCAGACCTTTTCATGAATTTGATGGGAGCTGGTTTTGGTGGGGTGCTGATTTTTGTACGCCAGAAGAGTACAAAGCTGCATATCAATTTACCGTAGACTATTTAAGAGATACCAAAGGAGTTCATAACATTTTGTATGCCTTTTCTCCTGATAATTCATATAGTACATCTGCCAACTACTTAAGTCGTTATCCTGGAGATACTTATGTAGATGTTTTGGGAATGGACAATTATGGTGATTTGAATAATCTTGGTCAAACAGGAGCGGACAAAGCCAATACCAAACTTAAAATGCTATCAGACTTAGCAATAAGCAAAGTCAAAATTGCCGCTATGACCGAAACTGGTTATCGCGTTACGTCAACTATTTCTCCAGTTACCAATTGGTTTTCAACTTATTTGTACAGCGCACTGACAGCAAATAGTATACAGATCAGTTATGTTATGTTTTGGAACAACAGTCAAGATGGTTATTACGTTCCAACACCAACTGCTTCAAATGCAGCTGATTTTAAGACTTTTGCAACAAAATCCAAATCGGCTTTGGTGAACACGTTACCTAGTATGTATGTTTTACCGAATTAA